The proteins below are encoded in one region of Rhododendron vialii isolate Sample 1 chromosome 7a, ASM3025357v1:
- the LOC131333268 gene encoding probable indole-3-pyruvate monooxygenase YUCCA11 produces MIQETEVIIIGAGPAGIATSACLNLLSLPNIVLERESCTASLWKNKSYDRLKLHLAKQHCQLPHMPFPSRFPTFVSKSLFINYLDTYVFRFGVSPLLGRSVESASREDGENCWRVVARNAGSGETEVFEGRFLVVATGENSEGFVPEVVGLEDFGGEVVHSSEYGNGKRYEGKDVLVVGCGNSGMEIAYDLVNCGARAAISVRSPVHVLSKEMVQLGMCMLKLLPCNVVDKMVESLAKLKYGDFSHYGLQTPSKGPFYLKMTTGRSPVIDVGTMRKIRTGQIQVLPSITSIKGDFIDFANGKTNRFQAIVFATGYKSTVRKWLKDDGELFNEDGMPKKRRPDHWKGENGLYCVGFARAGLLGISSDAQNIANDICLILSQQKNR; encoded by the exons ATGATTCAAGAAACTGAGGTTATCATCATAGGGGCAGGGCCTGCTGGGATAGCAACCTCAGCCTGCCtcaaccttctctctctaccaaacatagttctagagagagagagctgcacCGCCTCTCTCTGGAAGAACAAGTCCTACGACCGCTTGAAGCTTCACCTGGCCAAGCAGCACTGCCAGCTCCCCCACATGCCGTTCCCTTCCCGTTTCCCCACATTTGTCTCCAAGAGCCTGTTCATCAACTACCTGGACACCTACGTGTTCCGGTTCGGCGTGAGCCCGTTGCTCGGCCGGTCGGTGGAGTCGGCGTCGCGTGAGGACGGGGAGAACTGCTGGAGGGTGGTGGCGAGGAATGCGGGGTCGGGGGAGACGGAGGTGTTCGAGGGGAGGTTTCTCGTGGTGGCGACGGGGGAGAACAGCGAAGGGTTCGTTCCGGAGGTTGTGGGGTTGGAGGATTTTGGTGGGGAAGTGGTGCATTCCAGTGAGTACGGAAATGGGAAGAGATACGAGGGGAAAGATGTGCTGGTGGTTGGGTGTGGGAATTCTGGCATGGAAATTGCCTATGATCTTGTCAACTGTGGTGCTCGAGCGGCCATCTCTGTTCGTAGCCCT gtacATGTACTGAGTAAGGAAATGGTGCAATTGGGAATGTGTATGTTGAAGTTGCTTCCATGTAATGTTGTGGACAAGATGGTTGAGTCCTTAGCCAAATTGAAGTATGGTGATTTCTCTCATTACGGCCTTCAAACCCCATCCAAGGGACCCTTTTATCTCAAAATGACAACTGGTCGATCCCCTGTCATTGATGTTGGGACCATGCGCAAAATCAGAACTGGACAAATTCAG GTTTTACCATCCATAACGAGCATCAAAGGAGACTTCATTGACTTTGCAAATGGTAAGACAAATCGATTCCAAGCTATTGTGTTTGCCACCGGCTACAAAAGTACTGTCCGAAAATGGCTCAAG GATGATGGAGAACTGTTCAATGAAGACGGAATGCCGAAGAAAAGAAGGCCGGATCATTGGAAGGGGGAGAACGGGCTGTACTGCGTTGGATTCGCCAGGGCAGGACTGCTTGGGATATCAAGTGATGCTCAAAACATAGCCAACGACATTTGCTTGATTCTGAGCCAACAGAAAAACCGTTGA